The genomic region GCCGAATCTGTCAGGTGCCCGGGTACCCGATCAGCGAGGCTTTGCGGAGGCCTCAACATGCCTGCTAAATTGTTCTGCTGAAAGCACTTAAGGCAAAGGGATCCTCGGGTTATCTGTTGTGGTTGCCCGCTGAGAAGGGATGCCCCGGGCGGGCTTGACAGATGCGGTCGGATGGGTAATATATGATTTGTCGGTGGCTGATGCGCCTGGGGAAACACCCGTTCCCATTCCGAACACGGCAGTGAAGCCCAGACGGCCGATGGTAGTCCCACGGGGCGAGAGTAGGTGACTGCCGACATTTGTGTGTTTTAGCGGAAACCCGCCGGCCGAAAGGCAGCGGGTTTTTTCGCGCGCCGATCCGGCAAGAACAGGAGTTCCGGGGAACCTCACGGGCATGCTCCGGATCCGGGAGAACACGTCAGCGGGTAGCAGAGGCTGCAGGTCCGGGTTGCACCGTTGCCCGGAGAAAAGTCCAACAATTGTCCAGCAGAATGTCATCGCCGCGTCGCTCGAAGTTATGGATTCTGCGGTAGGTCTCGGGTGCATCGAGATGCAGGCGGCGCAGTTCGGCGAGTTGACGATCGGTGTCCTCGTAGCGGGCCAACCATGAGTTGAGCGACTCGCGGGCCCGTTGCTGGGTGGTCCGGATTACTTGGAAGCCTTTGCTCCGGACAAGTCCTATCAGTTCGGCGGCGGTGAGGTCGTGGCGGCGCAACGGTTGGCGAAGACGGACAATGGTCTCCCAGTAGATCTCGTCCTCATCGCCAAAGGGCGTCATCTGCCCGATGACCAGCGTACCCTCAGGGCGCAGCACTCGCCGGATCTCCGCCAAGCAACGATGCAGATCTTCGACGTAATGGAGTGTCTGCCGGCAGACCGCGACGTCGAAGGAAGCATCGGCCCACGGCAGTTGTTGAACGTCGCTCCTGCAAGCTCGAATCCGGGAGTCCCGGACCCGAGCCAGCATTTCGGGCGAGATATCGACGGCGACACATAACCCGAGCCGCGGACACGCGGCCAGTATCGCCTCCAGTACGGCTCCGGTTCCCGCCCCAAGGTCGATGATTCTCTGCCCGGGGCGGGGATCAATGAAATCGATCGTCGTGGCCATGATGCGCGGATCGCGAACCCACGGCGCCAGGTCATAGGTCGCGGCGCGCTGAGCGAAATGTCGGGCCAGATCACGATCCACCGGCATGGTTCCCGGGTTTGACGTCTTTCTCCAGGTAAAGTTGGCGGGCCGGCCAATCGAACGCTCGTTCCTGCATCT from Phycisphaerae bacterium harbors:
- a CDS encoding class I SAM-dependent methyltransferase; this encodes MDRDLARHFAQRAATYDLAPWVRDPRIMATTIDFIDPRPGQRIIDLGAGTGAVLEAILAACPRLGLCVAVDISPEMLARVRDSRIRACRSDVQQLPWADASFDVAVCRQTLHYVEDLHRCLAEIRRVLRPEGTLVIGQMTPFGDEDEIYWETIVRLRQPLRRHDLTAAELIGLVRSKGFQVIRTTQQRARESLNSWLARYEDTDRQLAELRRLHLDAPETYRRIHNFERRGDDILLDNCWTFLRATVQPGPAASATR